The Hemiscyllium ocellatum isolate sHemOce1 chromosome 14, sHemOce1.pat.X.cur, whole genome shotgun sequence genome includes a region encoding these proteins:
- the LOC132822086 gene encoding uncharacterized protein LOC132822086 — protein MLALPEPGSKRMSLPCTSLTASGRVSATRRTFTSTPLLLPKVSQAVIPLSVNQCGQRINPLHPPGVKRRTVSLETFAAHHHNQQRAVVMRQKEYNRYHQSWQRPFYGSVAEKEEYRREIRQLLKWQMSQQRESQRYALFNRAKEGEAAREAERQATLQDLEKQIARSRFLQAFRDENKKLMEIQWKEKRLAKSLDSLRERELLQYNPINWSCTLK, from the exons ATGCTCGCTTTGCCGGAGCCGGGCTCCA AGAGAATGTCATTGCCATGCACGTCTTTGACTGCAAGTGGAAGAGTCAGTGCGACACGAAGAACTTTCACTTCAACACCGTTATTACTTCCAAAAGTGAGTCAGGCTGTCATCCCACTCTCTGTCAATCAG TGTGGCCAACGCATTAATCCTCTACATCCACCAGGGGTGAAGCGACGAACAGTCAGTCTAGAAACCTTTGCAGCTCATCACCATAACCAACAAAGGGCTGTGGTGATGCGACAGAAGGAGTATAACAG GTATCACCAGAGTTGGCAGCGTCCATTTTATGGATCTGTAGCTGAGAAGGAGGAATATAG GCGTGAGATCCGGCAGCTGTTAAAATGGCAGATGAGTCAGCAGCGAGAGTCTCAACGTTATGCTCTGTTCAATCGGGCCAAAGAGGGAGAGGCAGCACGGGAGGCAGAAAGACAGGCAACTCTTCAAGATCTGGAAAAACAGATTGCACGTTCCCGTTTTCTTCAAGCATTCCGGGATGAAAACAAAAAG CTGATGGAAATTCAGTGGAAGGAGAAGAGGTTAGCAAAATCCCTGGATTCTCTACGAGAGCGTGAGCTGCTGCAATACAATCCAATCAACTGGAGCTGCACTCTGAAATAG